Genomic DNA from Bacteroides zhangwenhongii:
GCGCAGACAGCCCCTACCGGAGGATATGAAACCGACCCGAAAGGTTCACCGCGATGGTCGTGCTGGCCTATGGCAGGTGTATGGCTCTGTCAACATTTATGGGAGCATTATGCCTTCGGAGGTGACCGGACTTATTTATCACAAACCGCTTATCCGATTATGAAAGGAGCGGCAGAGTTTCTGTTGCAATGGCTGCAAAAAGACCCGCAAACCGGAAAATGGATAACCAATCCTTCCACTTCTCCTGAAAACCGATTCCGCTATACAGACAAGAACGGAGTAACACAAGACGCCGAACTAAGCCGTTCTTCCGGCATGGATCTCGGTCTTACCTGGGATTTGCTGACCAACTGTATTGAGGCTTCCCGCATTCTGAATACGGACATTGCTTTCCGGAAACAATTGGAAGAAGTACGTGCCGATCTCCAGCCGTTACATATCGGTTCCAAAGGACAGTTATTGGAATGGGAAAAAGAGTTTGAGGAAATAGATCCTCAACATCGGCACGTATCCCACCTGTTCGCTCTCCATCCGGGAAAACAGATTATCCCTGAAAAGGATATTGAACTGGCTGATGCCTGCCGCCGTACACTCCAACTACGCGGAGACGGCGGAACAGGATGGGCTATGGCATGGAAAATCAATTTTTGGGCACGCTTGCATGACGGTAATCATGCATTGCTTATGCTACAAAACGGACTTAAATATGTAGACGCCACCCAAGTCAGTATCAAAGGAGGCGGCACATACGCCAACTTATTCGACGCTCACCCACCCTTCCAAATTGACGGTAATTTCGGTGCTACCGCCGGCATTACAGAAATGCTCCTGCAAAGCCACGCAGGATACATCCACCTATTGCCGGCATTACCTGACAACTGGCAGGAAGGCAGTATCCGTGGTATCCGTGCCAGAGGTGGTTTTACAATCGACATGGAATGGAAAAAAGGAAAAATCAGCCGGTTATCCGTCACTTCAAATCTGGGAGGCACCTGCCGTATCCGGGAGGGATTCTCCAAAGAAGAACAGGTGATAGAGACTAAAAAAGGAGAAACCTATTCATTGAAATAAAAAATGTATGCTATGAAAAGTTATCATAAATCCATCGCATTTGCTTGTTGCCTCGCTATCAGCAACATCACTTTCAACGTTCAAGCACAGAATGGTGATGAACAAGGACTTGAGGTGCCTGCCAATACACAGCTTCCCCAAGATAAAGAGGCGATTGTAAAAGCAGGCAACGGATGGTGGAAAGAATCACGTAAGAATTACGACAACCGTATGGCATGGTACAATGAAGCAAAATTCGGTTGCTTCATCCATTGGGGAGTGTATTCCGTCCCGGCAGGTATTTGGAAAGGTAAAGAGCTGGGAGGATATACCGAACACCTGATGCGTAAAGGCCGCATTCCTCTGGAACAATACAAAAAAGAACTGGTTGTTCCTTTTAATCCCACCGAGTTCGATGCGGAAGAATGGGTACGTCATGCGGTAGAAGCAGGAATGAAGTATTTCATCATCACAGCCAAACATCACGATGGTTTCGCCATGTATCTGTCCGATGCCTATCCTTACGATATGCGGATGACACGGTATGGCAAAGATCCGATGGAAGCATTGCGGAAAGCGGCACGGAAATACGGAATCAAGTTCGGTTTCTATTATTCGCACGCTTTCGATTGGGAACATCCGGACGCTCCGGGCAATGATTGGGATTATGATAACCCGGGCGGAGACAAGTTGCTGGGCGGAGCTAACTGGTGGAAAGGGGAACGCCGCAATTTTCTACCTAGAGCAGAAAAATACGTGAACGAAAAGTCAATACCTCAGATACAGGAGCTTGTCAAGAAGTATGATCCGGATATCCTCTGGTTCGATACCCCTAGCAAACTTCCGCTTTATCTGAATATCCGTATTCTGGAAGCAATTCGGGAGGTTGACCGGGAAAATAAAATTGTAGTCAACGGACGATTAGTGAGATTCGGCTCACAGAATATGGGTGATTATCGCAATACGGGCGACCGGTCTGCCTTTTTCTTCCCCACCAAAGGAGCTTGGGAATCCATTCCCACTACCAACGAATCATACGGATATAGCCGGGTAGATACTGTTCGCAAATCCGTACCTTTCTTCGTTCAGTTGTTAGCTAGCGCCGCTTCCAAAGGTGGGAATATTCTGATGAACGTCGGTCCGATGGGGAACGGACAATGGGATTCAAAAGACATAGAGGTATTTCAAGGAATCGGAAAGTGGTTGAAAGTAAATGGAGAAAGTATCTATGGCACCCGGCGGACTAACCTGCCTATACAACCTTGGGGAGTAACGACTTTAAAAGGAGATACTCTATATGTTCACGTCTATCGCTGGCCTGCTGACAGCAAACTGATTATCGGCGGATTACGTTCCGACATTAGAAAAGGATGGTTTCTCGCAGATAAAAAGGCTTCTGTCCAGTTCAAACGTCTGAATACGGATGACTACGAACTGACAGTTCCCGCCAAAGCCCCGGATAGTATAAATTCAGTCATTGCTTTGGTATTGGGCAAACAGAAACTTCCCAACCCGATCCGCCTGCTTGACGCCGGACAAACAAATGTACTCTATACGTTCGATGCAGAGTTACAAGGAAGAGGGCTCGGTTATGGCGATGGCAAGCCCAATCGCAACTATGTCAAAAACTGGAAGAATGAGAGTCAAAGTATGAAATGGAGACTCCGTCTCAATGAGCCGGCGGAATACACTCTTTATCTGGATTATAACACAGCCGGAAAAGATGATAAGGGAACAGTGATTGTGGAAATCAACGGAAAAATATTTGAAGCAAACTATCCTCCTTATCACGAGAGGAAGGGAAGCAGCAGTATCCGGATCGGCAAAATAAGCTTACCCGAAGGAGCATTTGAATGCAACCTGAAAGGCAAACAATATCAAGGAAATCAATACATGAACCCTATTGCAGTCCGTCTGGAGAAATGAAACCGGAAAATACTCAGACTAAATACATAAATATATGAAAAGAAGAATACAACGCATATCACATACTCTCGCCTTGGGATTGTGGATCGGATTAGCCTCTTCCTGCACTCCCAAACTCGGGAACACGCTGGTAGAAGATAATATGATGTTCGCACAATTGCAACTACGTGTTGCTTTTGACGAGATAGACTATGCCCGTACCAACGAAACACCCGAGAGCCGCAAGAAACGGGAAAAGAACGGTTGGGGAGAACTTACCAATCCCCGCAATTCCGAACCGGACGGTACCTTACATCTGGTTCCTTCCAAAGACTGGACCAGTGGCTTCTTTCCGGGAGAACTGTGGTATGTCTACGAATACACTCAGAACAATTTCTGGAAAAAGAAAGCGCAGCAACACACCGATATGCTGGAACAGGAAAAAATGAATGGAAAGACACATGATATGGGTTTCAAAATGTATTGCAGTTATGGCAACGGATACCGGCTGACTCAGGATGAACGGTATAAAGAAATCTTGTTGCAGTCAGCACGTACATTGGCAGGTCGCTACAAGCCGCAGGCGGGTATTATCCGTTCGTGGGACCACAATCAAAAGAAATGGCAGTGTCCGGTCATTATCGACAATATGATGAATCTTGAACTCCTGTTCTGGGCTACCCGTGAAAGCAATGATTCCACCTTCTACCATATCGCCGTCAACCATGCACGGACAACTTTAAAGAATCATTTCCGCCCCGACAACAGTTGCTATCATGTGATCGATTATGACACCATCACCGGAAAAGTATTGAAAAAGAATACGCATCAGGGACTATCACATGAATCGGCTTGGTCGCGCGGACAGGCATGGGCATTGTACGGCTATACCATGTGTTATCGGGAAACGAAAATACCGGAGTTCCTGCAACAGGCAAAGAAGGTGGAAGAATTTCTGTTCAATCACCCCCATATGCCGACAGACTATGTCCCCTACTGGGATTTTGACGCTCCGGAGATTCCGAACGAGCCTCGTGACGCTTCGGCAGCGGCGATAATTGCCTCAGCACTCTACGAACTCAGCTTATATGATCCTGAAAATGCCGAACGTGACAAAGAACGGGCGGATAAAATACTAGAGAACCTGTCCAAGAATTATCGGGCTACTATGGGGCATGACAATGGTTTCCTGTTACTTCACAGTACAGGTACCAAACCGACAAATGTGGAAGTGGACGTACCTATCGTCTATGCCGATTATTACTTTATCGAAGCTTTGCTAAGAAAAGACAGATTGGAGAAAACCGGAAAATTATTCTAAAAGAGAAACTGAAAGATGAAACGACTTATTTATACAATATGTTTATTGGTAGCCTGTCTGTCAACGGCAGGGGCTAAAGTACTCACTGAACATAAAACCCGTCTCACCGACAACTGGCTCTATCTTCGGGGAGATATCGGAAATATTTGGGAAGCGGTACGCCCAGCCAGTCCGGGAACTTCGGAAAGTGTACCTTTATGGACACCCGTCACATTGCCACATTGCTTCAACGCGACAGATGCAGTAGACCCGGACTTGAACTATTATCAAGGTCCCGGATGGTATAAGACATTGCTGGATATCAATAATCCTTATCCCAACGGACGAATTCTACTTGATTTTGAAGGTGCGGGGCAAAAGACGGAAGTATATATTTACACCACTCTCGTTGCCACACATACAGGTGGCTACGATGAATGGACAGCAGATATAACGGAAGCCGTACAAGCTTTTGCCGCTACTCCCGAATGTGCCAAGAGATTCGATGGCAAGATTCCTCTTTCCATCCGATGCGACAATAGCCGTGACGCGGAAATGATCCCCTCCGATCTATCAGACTTCAATGTGTACGGCGGATTATACCGCTACCTTAATCTGGTATATGTGCCGGAAGTTTCCATAGAACGGATACAGATAGATGCGAACCCGGATAAGGAACTGAAAAAGGGAACACTTTCTGTCCATGCTTTCTTTTACAATCCGGCAGACGTGCGAAAAGCCACCGCCAACATTATTATCAAAGACCCTTCCGGCAAAGTGATACTCAGCGAAGAAAAAGAAGTATTGCCACTTGGGAAAGCAGCTTTACTGGCAACCACTGTCCGGAAGCCGGAGTTATGGTCGGACGAACATCCGCAGCTTTACACTTGCGAAGTACGGCTGAAACACAATAATCAGGAACAGAAAGCGGTTGAACGCTTCGGTTTCCGCCGATTTGAGTTTATTGAAAAAGGCCCTTTCATGCTCAATGGTTCACGACTGTTGTTACGTGGTACTCACCGTCACGAAGACCATGCGGGCGTAGGAGCCGCCATGACGGAGAGCCAAATGCGACAAGAAATGACCCTAATGAAACAGATGGGTGTCAACTTCATCCGTCTGGGACATTACCAGCAATCCGGCATTATCCTTTCTCTATGCGATGAATTGGGTATTCTTGTATGGGAAGAAATCCCCTGGTGCCGTGGTGGATTGGGTGGTGAGCGCTATCAGGCGCAAGCCAAACGAATGTTGGAGAGTATGATTCATACGCATTATAATCATCCGGCAATCATCATCTGGGGCTTGGGTAATGAAAATGACTGGCCCAATGACTTTCCGGAATTTGATAAGGGAAAGATACGGACTTTCATGAAAGAGCTTCACGACCTCGCGCATCAACTGGATGACAACCGTGTAACTGCCATCCGCCGATGTGATTTCTGCAAAGATATCGTAGATGTCTATTCTCCTTCTATCTGGGCAGGATGGTACAGAGGTATATTTACTGATTATAAAAACGCCTCATACCATGAGATGCAGCAGGTGAAACACTTCTTTCATGCCGAATGGGGAGGAGACTGCCATGCACGCCGCCATGCAGAAGACCCCTTCATCAATCTGGATAAGATAGAAGCCGGTAAGGGTACGGACGAACGGGCAGGAGACGCTTCCTTATACGGTGGAAGCGCACGTGCCTCCAAAGACGGTGATTGGTCGGAAAGCTATATGGTACGCCTCATCGACTGGCATTTGAAAGAACAGGAGACAATGGATTGGCTGACAGGTTCCGCTTATTGGCCGTTCAAAGATTTCTCTACACCGGTACGCCCCGAGAATCCCGTTCCTTATGTCAACCAGAAAGGAGTAGTGGAAAGAGACTTGACTCCCAAAGAAACGTATTACGTCTTCCAGTCTTATTGGACCAAAAAACCGATGATACACATCTATGGACATACATGGCCTGTCCGCTGGGGAAAAGCAGACGAACAGAAAGAAATACTGGTATACTCCAACTGCCCTCAAGTGGAACTGTTGGTCAATGGTGTATCACAAGGTATGAAGAAACGCAACAGCCAGGATTATCCGGCAGCGGGACTGCATTGGAAGTGTCGGTTACAAGCCGGAGAGAATACGGTTATCGCACGCTCTAAAGGAAAAGAGGAAGTGGCAGATACCCTACGCTTTGTATACGAGACCCGCACATGGGGCACTCCGGCACGCTTGCAAACAAAAGTAACGTCCTGCGGAACCGACCTTTCTTTGGTGGAAGTACAAATCGTAGACACACAAGGAATCCCCTGCCTGAACGCGAAAAACTTCATAGAGTTCGGACTGACGGGAGATGGAAAACTGATCGAAAATCAAGGAACTTCCATCGGTTCGCGAAAAGTACAGGCTTATAATGGCCGTGCCGCTATTCGGGTAAATAAACGGAACGGAGAATCTATTGTATCTGTCCGTTGTGATATTCCACAAATTAAAACTACATTTATTTCAATCAAATAAACAGATAAAACCATGAAAAACTCTATAAGATTGTTGATTGCTGTCTTTTTCCTGCTCTCCGGAGCAGGAAAAACGACTGCACAAGTTCCTGCCACCAGAGTCTATGACGGAGAGAAGCTGGCCAAAGTAAAGGCACGTATGCAAGAAAAAGAGTACGCACCTGCCATTGCAAGATTAATGAGTGATGCAGACAAGGCATTGAAAAACAAACCCGTCTCTGTAATGGATAAAGATATGGTTCCCGGTAGCGGAGACAAACACGACTACATGAGTATGGGGCCTTACTGGTGGCCTGATCCCACTAAGCCCGACGGCCTTCCCTATATCAGGAAAGACGGTGTCCGGAATCCCAATGCAACCAGCGACCGCACCAATATCGGCAAGACGATAAGTAACATCCTTACATTGGGTACTGCCTACTATTTCTCCGGCAACGAGAAATACGCTGCCAAAGCTGCAGAATTCACCCGTGTCTGGTTTCTGAATCCCGCAACCCGCATGAACCCCAATATGAACTACGGACAGATGATTCCGGGACGCAACGGAGGCAAAGGAAGAGGTTTCGGCATGATTGATGCTTATGCGTTCATTGAAGTATTGGATGTAGTAGAGATGATGAGTACTTCCACTTCCTTCACAAAAGCAGACCGCGAAGGACTTAAAAACTGGTTCAAGGAATATCTGAAATGGATACAGACCAGTTCCGTAGCCAACGAAGAACGAACTGCAAAAAACAACCACGGATTGGCTTTCGACGTACAGCAGACAGTATATGCGCTCTTTACCGGAGATTCCGCACTGGCACGGAAAACAATCAGCGAATTTGCAGAGAAACGTTTATTCCCGCAAATTGAACCGGACGGCAAGCAGCCCCGTGAATTGGCACGTACCACAGGATTCGGTTATACCAACTTCAACTTGATTCACATGATGGATATGTGTGCTGTCTGCCGGAATTTGGACATTGATATATACAACAGTACTTCCAAAGACGGACGAAACATAACAAAAGCCCTGGAGTATATGGCTTCCTTCGTAGGCAAACCACAAAGTGAATTTCCGTATCAACAGATTAAAGGTTGGGACAAAGAGCAACAGACAAGTTGCTGGATACTGCGTCGGGCTTCTTTCTATGACAAAAAATCCGGCTGGGAGGCAATTAGCGAAAAGTATATGAATACTCCCAAAACGGATAGAAGATACTTATTATATAGCTTAGAATAAATATATTGAACGGTATGAAAAGCAAATTACTCTTGATAATTCTAGGTATAGTTCTTTGTGTTCACACAGAGGCAAAGACAGATCCTAAAACGGCCCCTAAGATAAAAGTAGCCTGTGTAGGAAACAGTATCACTGCCGGAGCCGGCATTAAAAACCGGGATAAAGACAGTTATCCCATGATACTTGGACAGATGTTGGGCAAGGAATATGAGGTACGCAATTTCGGTGTCAGCGGTCGTACAATGATTCAAAAAAGCAATTCATACATGAAAGAGAAGGCTTATAAGCAGGCACTCGACTTCCGGCCGGACATCCTTATTATAAAGTTGGGGACAAACGACACTAATCCGATATTCTGGAAATATAAAAATGAATATCCTAAAGATATGCAGACAATGATCCGCTCTTTCAAGCAAGTGTCTCCTGCCGTGAAAATATATCTTTGCTATCCGGTAACCATCAATGGCAAAAAATTCAGTGAGCGCGACAAAGTGATTACGACAGAAGTGATTCCCATGATTAATGAGGTGGCTAAAGAAGTGAATGCTCAGGTAATAGACTTGCACACGGTCACTGCCAATATGCCGGAGAATTTTGTGGATAACCTGCATCCTAATGAACAAGGCGCCCATATTCTCGCGAAAACGATTTATAAGGCGCTGACAGGTAAAGAAAGTACCCACGAGATACAACCTTTTCCGGGCTTGAAAGGAAAATGGAAAGGATACGAACGTTACGATTTCACCTATAAGAACAAAGCAGCTACCGTAGTCTGTCCCCAAAAGGCATTGGAGGGTAATCCCTGGATATGGAGACCGGCATTCTTCGGTGTATTCGCTTACGCAGACGAAGCGTTGTTGAAAGAAGGATTCCATGTAGTCTATTACGATCTGACTCATGAATACGGCTGTCCGAAATCTATCAAAACAGGAACGGACTTCTACAACAACATGGTGTCACAATATGAACTATCTCCCAAAGTTGTACTGGAAGGACTGAGTCGGGGAGGATACTATGCTCTGCAATGGGGAATCGCCCATCCGGACAAAGTAGCCTGTATGTATCTTGACAATCCGGTATGTGATATGTTCAGCTGGCCGGGGAAAAAAAGAGAAAAACATTGGAAGGACTTCTTGAAGCATTGGGAACTGACAGATGCCACTCCCGAAACTTTCAAAGAAAATCCGATATTCCATCTGCAAGCATTAGCCCAGCACAAAGTACCCATCCTTGCCGTATGCGGAGACAGTGATACCGTAGTTCCTTTTGCCGAAAATATGAAATTGGTAAGGGATACCTATGTTGAATTAGGAGGCCCGGTAGAAGTCATTATCAAACCGGGAGCGGAGCATCATCCTCACAGTCTTGAGAATCCGGAACCTATCGTCGATTTTATTCTTCGACACCAACCCGCATATAAGGAAAAGCAATATTATAATATTCGAGGTAGCCTGACGAACTCTTTTATCCGTTTTGAAAAAGAGAAGAAAGGACGTGTTGCCTTTTTCGGAGGATCTATTACCGAAATGCGCGGTTGGAGAAATATGATTCAGGAACAACTGAAGCAACGGTTTCCTTTTACCGAATTTGACTTTATTGATGCCGGTATTCCTTCTACCGGAACAACCCCGCACGCTTTCCGATTAGACAATGATATACTGGCAAAAGGAAATATCGACTTGTTATTTATTGAGGGAGCAGTCAATGACCATACCAACGGTTTCCCTCCGTTGGAACAAGTACGTGGCATGGAAGGAGTAATACGCCACACTTTGACAGCCAATCCATACACAGATATTATCATGTTGCATTTTGTATATGAGCCCTTCTTAGAAATGTTCCCCAAAGGACAAGTTCCGGATGTTATCCTAAACCATGAACGGGTAGCAAATCATTATCTGATTCCTTCTATTAATTGTGCCCGAGAAATTTCGGAAAGAATAGAAAAGCAGGAGTTCTCTTGGAAAGATTTTGGCGGCGTACATCCTAAATGGTTTGGACATAAATTCTATGCAGCCGACATACAGGCACTCTGGGATAAAATGTGGTCACTTCCCCAAAATATCACACGCAAAGAACATGAGATACCTGCAAGATCTCTAGATAAATACAGTTATGCTAATGGAAAATTCATCGACCTGAAAGAAGCTCGGATTAAAAACGATTGGACTATTGTCCCTTCTTGGCAACCCAAAGAAAAGACAAACACACGAAAAGGGTTCGTAAATGTTCCAATGCTTTATGCAGACTCTCCGGGAGCTACTTTCACCTATTCTTTCAAAGGAAAGGCTGTAGGCTTGTTCATGGCTTGCGGACCATATTCGGGAATTATCGAATATAGCATTGACGGTAAAGAATTCCATGAGTTAGATACATTCACCAAATGGAGTAAAAGCCTTTATCTTCCATGGCTATACGTATTGGCCTCCGAATTGGACAATAAGAAAACACATACATTGACGATACGGGTATCTAAAAAGAAAAACCCTAAAAGTAAAGGTACGGAATGCGTCATCCGTAACATAGTGATTAATGAATAACCGTCAACTATATGTCTTCCTGTATGAATTGATTTAAATCAAAATCGTTTCACACGAACTCATCCTGACCAATTTTGTTTTACCTTTGCACCCGCAAAAAAATAAAGGTAAAAAGTAACAGGTATTAGGTAGGGTTTCGTATGAAGAAGAGTCTTATTGCATTGGCGTTCGGCACACTGGGATTGGGTATTGCCGAATTTGTAATGATGGGAATATTGCCCGACGTGGCAAAAGATCTAGGTATCAGTATCCCGACTGCGGGACATTTCATTTCGGCATACGCTTTGGGCGTATGTGTTGGCGCACCTGTATTGACATTGGCCCGTAAATACCCGTTGAAACACATTCTGTTAGTACTGGTTACCTTGATTATGATAGGTAATATCTGCGCGGCAATGGCCCCCAATTATTGGGTATTGCTAATTGCCCGTTTCATCTCCGGGCTTCCTCATGGTGCTTATTTCGGAGTAGGTTCTATCGTCGCGGAAAGACTGGCCGATAAAGGAAAAGGTTCGGAAGCCGTTTCGATCATGATTGCCGGAATGACCATTGCCAATCTTTTCGGTGTACCCTTGGGAACTTCTCTAAGTACCATGCTCTCCTGGCGTATCACTTTCCTGTTGGTAGGAATCTGGGGAATCGTTATCCTATATTATATCTGGCGCTGGGTTCCCCACGTAGAAGGACTGGAAGATACAGGTTTCAAAGGACAATTCCGTTTCCTGAAAACTCCTGCTCCATGGTTAATTCTCGGCGCTACGGCATTAGGCAACGGAGGTGTATTCTGTTGGTACAGCTATATCAACCCAATGCTGACAAATATTTCCGGTTTCTCAGTCGAAAGTATTACCCCTTTGATGATTCTTGCCGGATTCGGTATGGTAATGGGCAATCTGATTAGCGGACGACTCTCCGACCGTTACACACCCGGAAAAGTAGGAACTGCCGCACAGGCACTTATCTGCATCATGCTGTTGCTCATATTCTTCCTCTCACCCTACAAATGGGCGGCAGCCCTGTTGATGTGTCTTTGCACGGCAGGACTATTCGCCGTATCCAGCCCGGAACAGGTATTAATCATCCGTGTAGCCAAAGGCGGTGAGATGTTGGGAGCAGCCTGCGTACAGGTTGCTTTTAATCTGGGAAACGCCATTGGCGCATACGCAGGCGGACTTGCCGTCAGCGGAGGATACCGCTACCCTGCCCTGACAGGTGTACCGTTTGCCCTGATCGGATTCACTTTGTTCTTGATTTTTTATAAGAAATACCAAGCAAAATACTAAAACTCTACCAAAATACCTATCTTTGCAGTCTGATTATCGATAACTAAATAAAAAAGAAATAGATAAATGGCATTGCAATGTGGTATTGTAGGACTACCGAACGTGGGTAAGTCGACACTTTTCAACTGTTTGTCGAACGCAAAAGCACAGGCGGCAAACTTTCCTTTCTGTACAATTGAACCGAATGTAGGTGTTATCACCGTTCCCGATGAACGTCTGAACGCATTGGCAGAGTTGGTACATCCGGGACGTATCGTCCCTACCACGGTAGAAATCGTAGACATCGCCGGACTGGTGAAAGGCGCAAGCAAAGGTGAAGGACTGGGAAATAAGTTCCTCGCCAATATTCGTGAGACAGATGCGATCATCCATGTACTCCGTTGTTTCGACGATGATAACGTAACGCACGTAGATGGAAGTGTGAATCCTGTCCGCGACAAAGAAATTATCGACTACGAATTGCAGCTGAAGGATCTCGAAACCATCGAAAGCCGTATCCAGAAAGTACAGAAACAGGCACAGACCGGTGGAGACAAAGCAGCCAAACAAGCTTACGATGTGTTAGTCCAATACAAAGAGGCATTGGAGCAAGGCAAATCCGCACGTACAGTGACTTTTGAAACAAAAGATGAGCAGAAAATTGCTCATGAGCTATTCCTATTGACCAGCAAGCCGGTGATGTACGTCTGCAACGTAGACGAGGCCAGTGCCGTAAACGGCAATAAATACGTAGATATGGTGCGCGAAGCCGTAAAAGACGAGAATGCCGAGATTTTGGTTGTTGCAGCCAAAACGGAAGCAGATATCGCTGAACTGGAAACGTATGAAGACCGGCAGATGTTCCTTGCCGAA
This window encodes:
- the ychF gene encoding redox-regulated ATPase YchF, with amino-acid sequence MALQCGIVGLPNVGKSTLFNCLSNAKAQAANFPFCTIEPNVGVITVPDERLNALAELVHPGRIVPTTVEIVDIAGLVKGASKGEGLGNKFLANIRETDAIIHVLRCFDDDNVTHVDGSVNPVRDKEIIDYELQLKDLETIESRIQKVQKQAQTGGDKAAKQAYDVLVQYKEALEQGKSARTVTFETKDEQKIAHELFLLTSKPVMYVCNVDEASAVNGNKYVDMVREAVKDENAEILVVAAKTEADIAELETYEDRQMFLAEVGLEESGVARLIKSAYKLLNLETFFTAGEMEVKAWTYHKGWKAPQCAGVIHTDFEKGFIRAEVIKYDDYIQYGSEAAVKEAGKLGVEGKEYIVQDGDIMHFRFNV
- the araJ gene encoding MFS transporter AraJ → MKKSLIALAFGTLGLGIAEFVMMGILPDVAKDLGISIPTAGHFISAYALGVCVGAPVLTLARKYPLKHILLVLVTLIMIGNICAAMAPNYWVLLIARFISGLPHGAYFGVGSIVAERLADKGKGSEAVSIMIAGMTIANLFGVPLGTSLSTMLSWRITFLLVGIWGIVILYYIWRWVPHVEGLEDTGFKGQFRFLKTPAPWLILGATALGNGGVFCWYSYINPMLTNISGFSVESITPLMILAGFGMVMGNLISGRLSDRYTPGKVGTAAQALICIMLLLIFFLSPYKWAAALLMCLCTAGLFAVSSPEQVLIIRVAKGGEMLGAACVQVAFNLGNAIGAYAGGLAVSGGYRYPALTGVPFALIGFTLFLIFYKKYQAKY